The stretch of DNA AATCGACGGGTTGAAATCCCGGTCACCCTTTGCCTTTTCTTCCCCCTCAGCCAGGTTGCCGCGCGGCCAGTCTCAAGTTCCCCAGGGGGCTTAGAGCGTGTTCCGGACTCAGGTTTACGTTTACGTAAAAGTAGAGTACAAAGAACTCAGGTCCCTACCGGTACCGACTATTCTTACGAAAGCGCAGCCCCCAAAAGGGGCTGGGTCGCAACTGTCTAAAACAATAATGAGGCAGCTATGAGTACTTTCAACCCCGAACAGGTCGTACACCGACCTGAGTTCATCCGTGGTGATGAACTGAGCATTCCCACCCTATGCCTGGTTCAACAGGATGGCACCCCCTATGACGGGGCTGAGCTGCCTGTGCTGGAGCAGGCCAAAGCCCTTCGAATCTATCAGGCCATGGTACGCACACGCGTGCTGGATGAGCGTATGTTGGCAGCACAGCGCCAGGGATGGGTGTGGGTAATGCCCAGGCGTTTAGTGGCGGTCGAGAGATGACGGCTTGGATGGGGCTTGTACCGAGACAGTACAGTACCGGCGGCAAGCCCCGATTGTTGGGCATCAGCAAGCGCGGTAACAAACGACTGCGCTGCCTGTTTGTCTACGGTGCGCGGGCGGTTTTATCGCGCCTGCACAGGGGCGAAGGGCCTTTTCATGCATGGTTGCGAAAGCTTCGAGCCAGCAAGCCGTTTAATGTGGCGGTGGTAGCGCTGGCCAACAAGCTGGCGCGCATCGCCTGGGCGATATTGACCAGTATGCAGCCATTTGATGCGAAACGAGTTTAACGAGGTTTGCAGTAGGTGTTGTTGATGATGAAAGCGGGTCAACCGCCCGGATAGAAAACCTGGCACAAAAAACAGCCATAACAGGCTTTCGGCTTTTTGAGGACTATCCGGCGCGGATACTCATCGTGGAGCGGCAGGCGAGCCTGCCAACGAGACTCCGAATACATTAGCGCAGACCACCCTCGTCATCGCACATAGCTATTGCAATAACGAGGGGAACCATACATTTTTGTTTGAGGTGACCCGTCCTGAAATAGTGTCAACCTATATCAGGACAAGACATGGGTGAGACAAACGAGGCAGTCTGAGCCCGACCCTTGTGTCAGACTTGTTTTACCCCTCTTTGTATGACCTTCTGGTGCTAGACTATACTGCGAAGCCTCAGGATTCATTGAGCGGTTTTTGAGCCCTGTGCTTTCTGCTTGATTGATGACCCTGTCTAGCCTGCCCTTTTAGCGAGGGCTGCTTTTGGAGTACAGCATGAAGAACGACTCCCGGCCTGTCTTTATCGTTGGTGCTCCGCGATCTGGGACCACGCTGCTTCAGTATATGTTGAGGTCGCATCCTAACCTTTCTCTGCCTACCGGCGAGTCCCACTTTTTCATACCTCTGTTCACGCATGCTGAGCGTTGGGGCGATCTTGCCCAGGCCGGTCAGGTGAAGGCGTTATTAGCCGAGATGTACCGGCGCAGTGCAGAATTTCTGGACACCGATCTTCACGGCCTCAGGTTCGATATCGACTCCCTGAGCGATGAGATCGTTACTCAGGGATTGGTCACCGTTCCCGATATCATCGACTTTATCTATACCAAGAATGCCAAGGGGGAGGGCAAGCAGCGCTGGGGTGATAAGACACCTTACTATGTGTTTCACATGCCGACGATTTTGCAGATGTTTCCCGGGGCGCAATTTGTTCACCTAATCCGTGATGGACGTGATTGCGCTCTGTCGTTGATCGATCGCAAAGACGATTTTGGGGTTTACAACCTGCATTTCGCCGGCCGTTATTGGAAAGAGTATGTTGATCGCGGGCGAGAGTCGGGGGCTCAGTTGCCTGATGGTAGCTATCTTGAGGTCAAGTATGAAGAACTCATCAGCCAACCGAAGTTGTCAGTTGCTAAGATTCTGGCCTTTTTGGGGGAGCAGTATCATACCGATGTGATTGAGTTTCGAAAGTCGTCACTTGCCCCTGAGGAAAGTAAAACCCCTCTTCTGTCACGCTCCATTGATGCCGCCAACAAGGAAAAGTGGAGACTGAAGATGAGCCCTTGGGGTATTCGTTTATTTGAAAGTGCTGCGGGCAGAACTCTGACCGCCAGCGGTTACGCCCTTGAGACCAGCGAGCATGAGTTGCCGCTGCCGATTCGAGCCTGCTACCGCCTGCATAATCAGGCGGTGCGCCGGTTACGGCGTTACTGGCGTGCCTGGCAAACGAGAGCATTATAACCTTGGCAGATTATTTTCATGTAGCAAAAGAGCTAGGAAACCTGCGAACAAGTTCCAATTTCATGACCGCCCAACCTGACAACGGTTTAACGACCGTTTTCCGGTTATAACCGGCCCAGTTGAGCTCTTTTCCCTCTGTCTGGGAGACCGTTTTCCAGTCTCCAGACGGAGTTACCCCTTAAAAGCGCACTCGACTACATACCCTGACTACGTTTGCCAAGGCAAACAGGATCGAGAGCTTGTTATCGCTTTTCTTCAAGCCACGATAGCGGGTTTTCCTGACACCAAACTGACATTTGATCACCTGAAAAGCGTGCTCGACCGGTGCTCGCAGGCTGGATTTTTAGTATTCCATCTCCAGCTCATGTTTGTTGATTCTAGGATGCTTGCGCAGTGCCTTTACTTTCGACGGTATCTGCGCGATCTGCCATTCGAAATCTTTTCCCCTTGACCCTATACGGCCATCAACCCCTCGATAGCTAGAGTCAGCGTACACATATTTTTTTGTGCTATGAAGAAGGAGCTGTGCTTGGGTCACGTCATTGACGTTGGCCGCTGTGGTTTTAACGCTGTGTTCCAGTTCAGAGATCAAATCAGCACCAATGTTGGCCTTCATGCCAAAATACCACTGGTTGCCTTTACGAGTCTGGTGCATCTCCGGGTCGCGCTCACCTGTACGATTTTTAACGGAGCTGGAAGCGTCAATGATAGTGGCGTCCATCAGTGTGCCTTCGCGCAACAACACGCCGGCCTTCTCAAGCCATTGATTGATTTCTTCGAGAATTTTTCGACCCAGCTGGTGACGTTCAAGCAGGTGCCGGAACTTCATGATGGTGGTGTGGTTCGGGATCGGCTTGTTAAGTGACATGCGAGCAAAGAGTCGCATGCTGGCGATATCATAGAGAGCGTCTTCAGCGGCCGTTATACCACTGTTGGAGAAAATGAATCCTCAGTATGGTCTCCAACGGGTAGGGGCGGCGACCGTTACCCGCTT from Aestuariirhabdus litorea encodes:
- a CDS encoding sulfotransferase family protein; its protein translation is MKNDSRPVFIVGAPRSGTTLLQYMLRSHPNLSLPTGESHFFIPLFTHAERWGDLAQAGQVKALLAEMYRRSAEFLDTDLHGLRFDIDSLSDEIVTQGLVTVPDIIDFIYTKNAKGEGKQRWGDKTPYYVFHMPTILQMFPGAQFVHLIRDGRDCALSLIDRKDDFGVYNLHFAGRYWKEYVDRGRESGAQLPDGSYLEVKYEELISQPKLSVAKILAFLGEQYHTDVIEFRKSSLAPEESKTPLLSRSIDAANKEKWRLKMSPWGIRLFESAAGRTLTASGYALETSEHELPLPIRACYRLHNQAVRRLRRYWRAWQTRAL